Part of the Cryptococcus neoformans var. grubii H99 chromosome 2, complete sequence genome is shown below.
GGATACCCTGTACATTGGATTGAATCTTGAAAATCTGAATAGAAACAGAGTCCTTGAGAGCTATGAATGTAGCATCTTGGTCTGTATTTGATAGCGTGGTTGAGTGAGCAAATGCGATTGAAGGATGTCATCAAGTAGGTTAACGGGACAGGGCACGGGAcgaagaaaggagatgtCAGTTTTGAGAGTATGCATGGATGAGCGACCGACATACCAGGTGCACCACCTCTCAAGAGCGGCTCAGCCTGACCTCTCTCTAAGTCGTTGAAGCTCATGTCGATATGTTGTTGAAACCGggtagatgatgaaagaaagaaagtggACTGACGATGTGGCGCGATAACAGGCGAGATTCCTCAGCCGTCGGAGAGATTTGTATGATCCTCGTCCACCTTTCCTTGTCTTCAATGGCCGCTATGAGATAAAATCCATGTCTCGCCAGTACGTGTCTGCCTTGTGGGTTACGACATGCATATCCGCCACTGACTCACCTGGCAGAACCCTAACAGCGCACGCAACCTCCCTTGTCTGCGCAGACACTGACCTCCGCGGACCCATCACCATCGGGCCAAATGTCATTATCCATCCTCGCGCCACCATCTACGCTGCTGCCGGGCCAATAATGTTAGGGGAAGGGTGTATTGTGGAGGAGGCATGCATCATTGTGAACAGGTGCGTTTGTTTTTTTGGGGACTCTAGCTGACATGTGGtacaggaagaaggacacATTGAGGATAGGAGAGAATAACCACTTTATGGTCGGCTGCCGTACGTTTTATCCTTTGGACTTAATATATTTGGATAATGACCTGAAGGGGAGATCAGGGATAGAGTCACCATCCATAGGTAACAACAATATCTTCCAGCCGAACAGTACGGCTTCTGCAGGTGTCATCGTGACGGACAACTGTATTATCAGTCCGTCTGCGCTTTGCTGATTGCGGGAAGAAAGCTGACAATAACGATTACAGGCGCAGGCACTATCCTCTTACCGTCTCCTACCCATACCGGCGAAGAACCGGAAACGCTTCCTCCTTACACTGTCATATATGGTGCAGATTCTTCAAGACGGACATGGGACGGGAGCGGGCAGGTCGCTGAGATGGCTCTAAGGAGCAAACACGCAGAGTATTTGAGGGAGATAATACCAAAGTATGTTTGCAATGATGCCTCGCCTGTGGATTGTATTATTAACGGGTATAGGTTCAATCGTTTACGCCCTACAGCATAGACGGGGATGTagcatatgcattttaTGACCATACCGATACCCAGTATGGCCGGTTGTGACAAGACAAAGTGCTATTTACTGTACAGAGGGCGAAGGCCTTGAAGAAGCTATTTCAGGTGTGATATCCCTAGATATACTGGATAATTGTCGCCAAAATTGTGAAGGAATCCCTTCCATTGCAGAGCTCTCAATCTATAGCGTGGCTATCAGTTTTGGATTGACAATGATCTGTGGGTCAAGATGACGTACCTCAGAATAAGCAATCGTCCTGCCGTTCAGCTCTGTAGCCTTCACACTTCTGATCACAATTCCTTCCTCAATTTGGGTTACCTCTTCAATGTACTCGTCCCCCTCCAAGTGATACACAACACCATCTATTTCTAATGAAATTGGAGGTTGCGGTGACGAAGATTCAGTGGAAGCTTGAGAAGTGTTGAAGAACGAAATGATTGCTGTGGGAATGCTGGCGAAGGGTACGGGGGCATTGGCGATTAGTTGGACATCCGTTGGCCTGCAATTCAGTTAGCTTTAAGTTGACGACCTGTATATTTCTTGCAGCTTACCTAtcaggaaggaaaagatcaaCTTCTTTAAGAATACCCATTTCGCTCTTAAGCTTATCTTCCACCGTAGAAAGTTCACCCCCTTGATCGACCACTTCTTGCTTTGCAGCATCAACTGGCTCTGACACCTCTTtgacctcttcttgctctaCACTCTCCATTGCTTTCACTTCCGTCTCCAATTCCACCACCTCATCTATTGCAGTCTTTTCCAGATGATCCACAAGTTCGGCAAAACGATCCTGCCACCGTATTTGAAGGGTATAATCGAATTTGACATAGCGGGATTCATTAGTgggggatgaagggagTGAACGATAGCGTAATCGACGAAGTTTGGTAGGAGGGTTGAAAGGGGGGTGTTGGACCATTGCAGGTGTAAGACTAGCACAGAGTTCAGCCTAGATTCACTCCGGTTAAGCTGTAGTGGTTACACACCTAGGAGAGAAGACGAATCTCCTGGATTGATCTTCCCGCACCCACCGCTCAAGgttctccaccttccattGCCCAGGTAACGGTGAATCCCACAAGGCAATTTTTCCATCTTGTGTCACTacaggaagaagcaaaTGACCAAACTTGGCAATGAGCTTCCCTTTGCTCTCTACGAGCTCTTCGGCTACCACATTCAATTGCCCTTTTTCACCCCCCTCGCTGCTGGATAGAGGATAAGAAACTAATcgatcttccatcttctcagCCATTTGCTCGGTTGCTCTAGAGCTAGGACTTCCATCCCACTTCCTCACTTTTTCCAAACGGTAAAAGTGACTGCCAATAGTGGTGGCAGAGAGGTCCCATGGGAGAGACTCGGTGTtagaagggaaaaagggatAGAGGCCGTATGTGTCCTGCCGAGTATCAAGAAACTGGCATACATTAGCCCGAAGAAAACACTACGCACAGGAAGGTATGAACGACTTACTGAGGCTGGAGTATGTGACAGGAAGTGGGCTACAGCCGGGCGGACGTTTTGCAAAGGTCGATGACGAGGCAAAACACTTGTCTACATCACAATTATTAGCAATGCGAGAGATTTAGAAAACTGATTCCCTTACCCTGAGAGCTGCCACCCCCAACATGCGCTTGGATGCCTCTGCCGCCTCTTCGCTCAGGGCGGTTGCTCGGTACTTTCAGATGGTTGTTAGTGCAATTTTCATGGCCCAATTACGAGCTACATACCACGCCCTCTGTTGTGAGTTCCACATAGGCTCCAGCGGCGTTGGAGATTGCTTGAAGAAGCCCAACAGTGGCTTCCAGGCCCAAGACTTCATCTCTAGGAAACTCAATTGTCATGATAGACTTTATACGTATCAATATCCCACAGTCCTAATCACAATgtgagaggatgaagctTACCTTGCCTCTTTCGTCCAACACTTCTCGTAAAGTGTTACAGCTCTCATTCC
Proteins encoded:
- a CDS encoding dynactin 6, coding for MSRQTLTAHATSLVCADTDLRGPITIGPNVIIHPRATIYAAAGPIMLGEGCIVEEACIIVNRKKDTLRIGENNHFMVGCRIESPSIGNNNIFQPNSTASAGVIVTDNCIISAGTILLPSPTHTGEEPETLPPYTVIYGADSSRRTWDGSGQVAEMALRSKHAEYLREIIPKFNRLRPTA